The following nucleotide sequence is from Paenibacillus odorifer.
CATCAATAGCACCAGTATAGCTAGGCGCCTCAAGATAGACTGTATCTCCAGGACCAACAAATGTACGAGCCACCAGATCAATGCCTTGCTGGGTCCCGCTGGTTATCATCAAATCGGAAGAAGTTAGCGAAATCCCACGCGATTTCAAATGTTCTCTCATGACATTCCGCAGCTTAAGATCTCCCTGAAAATTCCCGTAGGTCGCCATAAGCTCCGGTTGCTCTTTGACCAAGGACGCGTAGGTGTCACCAATATCGTGAAGCGGCAGCAGCTCACTGTGGATGGCGGCTAAATGAAAGGGATATTTCACTTCCGAAACATCAAAATTCCGCCAAAGCTGAGCCCGCGGCAAATAATCATCATATAAATCCTGCCAGCAACCCTCTTCGTGACGTCTATTATGGGTTGGATCGGCTACAAAGCAGCCTTTGCCCTGTCTGCAGTAAATAAGTCCTCGTCTCTCAAGCATATCGTAAGCCTTGCTTACTGTAACCTGACTCACGTTCAATGTTATAGCTAGACTTCTAACGGAGGGCAGCCGGACACCTTGCTGAAGCAGTCCTGATGAGATCCGCTGACTGAGGGTTTCACTGATTTGATGGGGCAGAGTTTTGCTGCCGCTGCGATTCAAATCGATATGCATGAACCCTTCACCTCCACTGTTATATTCAACGCTTTACTGTTATACAGCGCTCCTATTATGATAGCATCAAATCGAAAGGTGGAGAACTAATTTATGGATATCAAATACTCAACGGCAGCCAATCATCTAGGATCATCAGCAGTTCGGGAGATTCTAAAAGTTACACAGGGCAATGACATCATTTCACTTGCAGGCGGGCTGCCTGGGGAGGATTTGTTTCCCTTGGAGGCCGTACGCGATGCCTATAATCGTGTGCTCTCCAGCGATACCTCAGCGCTTCAATATGGGCTAACCGAGGGTTTTACTCCACTACGTGACAAAATCGCTGAAAGACTTACCCGGCAAGGCATCCCGGTTACATCCTCTGAGATGGTGCTGACTACAGGCTCACAGCAAGCTATAGATCTGTTATGCAAAATATTGCTGGATCCCGGCGATGCAGTTTTTGTGGAAGCGCCCACCTATCTGGCAGCACTACAGGTACTCGGTTCTTACCGGGCTGCTATTCATACGATACCAAACGACGAACATGGCATTCTGCCAGATCAATTGGAGGAGCAGATTCGGGTACATCGGCCAAAACTGCTCTACGCAGTTCCGACCTTCAACAATCCGTCTGGAGCAACCTGGAGTAAAGAGCGCCGCGAGCAGGTGGTTGAAATCTGCCGCCGTTACAGTGTTCTTATTCTAGAGGACAATCCCTATGGAGAAATAACCTTTGATGAAGATAAAACTCTATATCCCCCCTCACTAGCCTCCATCGATAGAAGCTTCGGCGGGGATTATTGTGTAGTCTACACAGGGACCTTCTCCAAAATCGTCGCCCCTGCCCTGCGCACGGGTTGGATTATCGGCGATTCCGAACTAATCAAGACCATCGCCAAGGCGAAGCAAGCAGCCGATCTGCATTCCAGCACCATCGACCAGCGTGCTTTAGATGAACTGCTATTACATTTTGATATTGAGCAGCATATCCGCCTCATCTCAAGAGAGTATCATTCGCGTATGAAGCTCCTGTCCGCGGAGCTCAGATCACATAACTGGGAAGGAGCATATTTCCTTGAACCAAGAGGCGGCATGTTCCTATGGCTTACACTTTCCGAAGAGATTAACACTAAGGAATTACTCCCGCTGGCAGTGGAAAACGGAGTAGCGTTTGTTCCAGGAGAGGTATTCTATTCAGCGGAGCCTCACAAAAGCAAAATGCGCCTTAACTTCACGCATACGCCACCCGAACTAGTTCCTGTTGCTGTTCAACGTCTAGAGAAAGCATTGGTTCAATGGCAGCAAAATCAAAACATCGTTCGGTCGTGAATAACTGCTCATAATCAATAGCCACGATAGCTAATTAAAACGGCTTCTCCATCCTTTATTGGC
It contains:
- a CDS encoding PLP-dependent aminotransferase family protein, whose amino-acid sequence is MDIKYSTAANHLGSSAVREILKVTQGNDIISLAGGLPGEDLFPLEAVRDAYNRVLSSDTSALQYGLTEGFTPLRDKIAERLTRQGIPVTSSEMVLTTGSQQAIDLLCKILLDPGDAVFVEAPTYLAALQVLGSYRAAIHTIPNDEHGILPDQLEEQIRVHRPKLLYAVPTFNNPSGATWSKERREQVVEICRRYSVLILEDNPYGEITFDEDKTLYPPSLASIDRSFGGDYCVVYTGTFSKIVAPALRTGWIIGDSELIKTIAKAKQAADLHSSTIDQRALDELLLHFDIEQHIRLISREYHSRMKLLSAELRSHNWEGAYFLEPRGGMFLWLTLSEEINTKELLPLAVENGVAFVPGEVFYSAEPHKSKMRLNFTHTPPELVPVAVQRLEKALVQWQQNQNIVRS